Proteins from a genomic interval of Candidatus Woesearchaeota archaeon:
- a CDS encoding ATP-binding protein, whose amino-acid sequence MSETYNKFSVSFWVFAFLLPVALLYSFLTRNWVNIILSFLILILSLPVFFNKKRVFGGLEFFTLLFLFVTIYVGNLDFFISLFSWWDLFIRFVLGIITVLVAFMIIFILNVGNHDNLRLSPFFISLFCFSFASTSALLWEILKLFLQFNFDFVFFSGSVFREFWNVVVFLLGSFFAASMGFIHMRFFKYSFVKKFVFSLLKKNPSLFRGIVDPVDQLNVLISSGESSTVEFKSALRTNLFTGEHDKRIEHSVLKTIVAFLNSFGGVLLIGVSDEGTILGIDADGFRSSDKFSLHFTNLIEKFIGRSVFSLIRVDFVSVNSLLVCKVEVSRSNKPVFLNYMGSEEFYVRFGPSSIKIFGSKLVDYVKNNFKKH is encoded by the coding sequence ATGAGCGAGACTTACAATAAATTTAGTGTTTCTTTTTGGGTTTTTGCTTTTTTATTGCCTGTTGCTTTATTGTATTCTTTTTTGACTAGGAATTGGGTTAATATTATTTTGAGTTTTTTGATTTTGATTTTGTCTTTGCCTGTTTTTTTTAATAAGAAGAGAGTTTTTGGCGGTTTGGAGTTTTTTACTTTGTTGTTTTTGTTTGTCACTATTTATGTTGGGAATTTGGATTTTTTTATTAGTTTATTTTCTTGGTGGGATTTGTTTATTCGTTTTGTTCTTGGTATTATAACTGTTTTAGTTGCGTTTATGATTATTTTTATTTTGAATGTGGGAAATCATGATAATTTAAGGTTGAGTCCGTTTTTTATTTCTTTGTTTTGTTTTAGTTTTGCTTCTACTTCTGCTTTATTGTGGGAAATTTTGAAGTTGTTTTTGCAGTTTAATTTTGATTTTGTGTTTTTTTCAGGTAGTGTTTTTAGGGAGTTTTGGAATGTCGTTGTTTTTTTGCTTGGTTCTTTTTTTGCGGCTAGTATGGGGTTTATTCATATGCGTTTTTTTAAGTATTCCTTTGTTAAGAAGTTTGTTTTTTCTTTGTTGAAGAAGAATCCTTCTTTGTTTAGGGGTATTGTTGATCCTGTTGATCAGTTAAATGTGTTAATTAGTTCTGGTGAGAGTTCTACTGTTGAGTTTAAGTCTGCTCTTCGTACTAATCTTTTTACAGGGGAGCATGATAAGCGTATTGAACATAGTGTTCTTAAGACCATTGTTGCTTTTCTTAATAGTTTTGGCGGTGTTTTGTTAATTGGTGTTTCTGATGAAGGAACTATTTTGGGCATTGATGCTGATGGTTTTAGGAGTTCTGATAAGTTTTCTTTGCATTTTACTAATTTGATTGAGAAGTTTATTGGTCGTAGTGTTTTTTCGTTGATTAGGGTGGACTTTGTAAGTGTTAATTCTTTGTTAGTTTGTAAAGTTGAGGTTTCAAGAAGTAATAAGCCTGTTTTTTTGAATTATATGGGTTCAGAGGAATTTTATGTTCGTTTTGGTCCTAGTAGTATTAAGATTTTTGGCAGTAAATTGGTTGATTATGTTAAGAATAATTTCAAGAAGCATTGA
- a CDS encoding TatD family hydrolase: MRYVDVHAHYDLGDFDNDIHEVLDSCAKNGIKAIIENGVHPKSNRKILGHAEKFSIIKPALGYYPVHVVEDGIDLVEDEIDFMKKNKDKFVAIGEVGMDFKVGDDNPFGDKHKLVQREAFEKFIVLSEKIKKPLIIHSRKAELEVIEMLESSKLKNPLMHCFMGKKKLMQRIADNGWNLSISPIVEKLQQLQEMVAYTSITQLLTETDAPYLAPVPGERNDSRNVTLAVKKIAEIKGLEEEEVANNIFMNYQKLFL, translated from the coding sequence ATGCGATATGTTGATGTTCATGCACATTATGATTTAGGTGATTTTGATAATGATATTCATGAAGTTTTAGATTCTTGTGCAAAGAATGGTATTAAAGCAATAATTGAAAATGGCGTTCATCCCAAAAGCAATAGAAAAATATTGGGTCACGCAGAAAAATTTTCAATAATAAAGCCTGCTCTTGGATATTACCCAGTGCACGTGGTTGAAGATGGAATTGATTTGGTAGAAGATGAAATTGATTTCATGAAAAAAAATAAAGATAAATTTGTTGCAATTGGAGAAGTGGGTATGGACTTTAAAGTAGGAGATGATAATCCTTTTGGCGACAAGCACAAATTGGTTCAAAGAGAAGCGTTCGAAAAATTTATTGTTCTTTCGGAAAAGATAAAAAAGCCATTAATAATTCATAGTAGAAAAGCAGAATTAGAAGTTATTGAAATGCTTGAATCTTCAAAACTTAAGAATCCTCTCATGCATTGTTTTATGGGTAAAAAGAAGTTAATGCAAAGGATTGCTGACAATGGTTGGAATTTATCAATTAGTCCAATAGTGGAAAAGCTTCAGCAACTTCAGGAAATGGTTGCGTATACTAGTATAACTCAATTGTTGACAGAAACTGATGCTCCTTATCTTGCACCTGTTCCTGGTGAGAGGAATGACAGCAGAAATGTAACGCTAGCAGTAAAGAAAATTGCAGAAATAAAAGGTTTAGAAGAAGAGGAAGTTGCAAATAATATATTTATGAATTATCAGAAATTATTTTTGTAA
- a CDS encoding RtcB family protein, which yields MSKEKKKFIYADDLDSETLKQFEDCMGFNFVIKGALMPDAHLGYVAPIGSVLVTKDFVVPSWVGYDIGCGMTAVHIKGKDMIKKIREHQDAIFEAVKKRIPMGKGEINSVTQVTRKTKEDYVELINEFKNGAYNKEILQFLEGKAIRHIGSLGDGNHFIEISEDEDGDAWIVVHSGSRGVGFKVAEKYMKKVAGADNVYEATHPIHKDSEVGKEYLNILDFGLKFALRNRLELIERTIKGLEDVLEETVEFELWTNKNHNHAIFENGFFIHRKGATPAKKGERGVIPGNMRDGCFLVEGFGNEDFIESSSHGAGRKYSRKNAKEEFSMDDFKNAMIGIKGTVTQGTLDEAPMAYKNVFHVMDKQKDSVRIVKHLKPVINWKGERGRKGKGNN from the coding sequence ATGTCTAAAGAGAAGAAGAAATTTATTTATGCTGATGATTTAGATAGTGAAACTTTAAAGCAGTTTGAAGACTGCATGGGTTTTAATTTTGTCATTAAAGGGGCTTTGATGCCTGATGCACATCTTGGCTATGTTGCACCTATAGGTAGTGTTCTTGTAACTAAAGATTTTGTTGTTCCATCGTGGGTTGGCTATGATATTGGTTGCGGTATGACTGCAGTTCATATTAAAGGAAAGGATATGATTAAAAAAATTAGAGAACATCAGGATGCTATATTTGAAGCAGTTAAGAAAAGAATCCCTATGGGTAAGGGCGAGATTAATTCTGTTACACAAGTCACAAGGAAAACTAAAGAAGATTATGTTGAACTTATTAATGAGTTTAAGAATGGCGCTTATAATAAGGAAATTTTGCAATTTTTGGAGGGCAAAGCAATTAGGCATATAGGAAGCTTAGGTGATGGTAATCATTTTATTGAAATTAGTGAAGATGAAGATGGAGATGCTTGGATTGTAGTTCACTCTGGTTCCAGAGGAGTTGGATTTAAGGTTGCTGAAAAGTATATGAAAAAAGTTGCAGGTGCAGATAATGTGTATGAGGCGACGCATCCCATTCATAAAGATTCTGAAGTTGGAAAGGAGTATTTGAATATTCTGGATTTTGGTTTGAAATTTGCCTTAAGAAACAGATTGGAATTGATTGAGAGAACTATTAAGGGATTGGAAGATGTTCTTGAAGAAACTGTCGAATTCGAACTTTGGACTAATAAGAATCATAATCATGCTATTTTTGAAAATGGTTTTTTTATTCATAGGAAAGGAGCTACTCCTGCTAAAAAAGGAGAGCGAGGAGTCATTCCAGGAAATATGAGGGATGGTTGTTTCTTGGTTGAGGGGTTTGGTAATGAAGATTTCATTGAAAGCTCAAGTCATGGTGCCGGAAGGAAATATAGTAGGAAGAATGCTAAAGAAGAATTTTCTATGGATGATTTTAAGAATGCGATGATTGGTATTAAAGGAACTGTTACGCAGGGAACTCTTGATGAGGCACCTATGGCTTATAAAAATGTGTTTCATGTTATGGATAAACAAAAAGATTCTGTTAGGATTGTTAAGCATTTAAAACCTGTTATTAATTGGAAGGGTGAACGTGGAAGAAAAGGTAAGGGTAATAATTAG
- a CDS encoding sugar transferase produces the protein MDNKIFYSQKVLGQYQIPFQKIKIRTMIKGADSQFEQLALTKTITGNGKIKNDPRITPLGKYLRLLHIDEMPQIYNIFLNQMTLVGIRPRTQHDWKLMGYEHKKTALRHKPGLFGVNYYYENLRDLQDLINCEIEYLKEKEKKPIQTDIKYFKGIITNRTKQINQGLQKIILKKNYELIM, from the coding sequence ATGGACAACAAAATATTCTACTCACAAAAAGTTCTAGGACAATACCAAATACCATTTCAAAAAATAAAAATAAGAACTATGATAAAAGGAGCAGACTCTCAGTTCGAACAATTAGCACTAACAAAAACAATAACAGGAAATGGAAAAATAAAAAATGATCCAAGAATCACACCACTAGGAAAATACCTACGCTTGCTTCATATCGACGAGATGCCGCAAATATACAACATTTTTCTAAATCAAATGACTCTGGTAGGAATAAGACCAAGAACACAACATGACTGGAAACTTATGGGTTATGAACACAAAAAAACAGCACTAAGACACAAACCAGGCTTATTTGGAGTAAACTACTACTATGAAAACCTAAGAGACCTACAAGACTTGATTAATTGCGAAATAGAATACCTAAAAGAAAAAGAAAAAAAACCAATACAAACCGACATAAAATACTTCAAAGGAATAATAACTAACAGAACAAAACAAATAAATCAAGGACTTCAAAAAATAATACTAAAAAAAAATTACGAACTAATAATGTAA
- a CDS encoding Sua5/YciO/YrdC/YwlC family protein yields MIITKDEFINNKRKFLKQMTKEIFIYPTDTIYGLGCDATNTQLVNKLREIKGSSIQPFSIIAPNKKWVYDNCEVGEKEKEFVEKLGTYIEIKGKQHRFTIILKLKKDSALSKAVNPGKNTIGIRIPNNWFSKIVEELGKPIITTSANKTGSDFMTNTEDLNSTIKNKVAFIIYEGEKKGRPSTIINLVDQPQILR; encoded by the coding sequence ATGATAATAACTAAAGACGAGTTCATAAACAACAAAAGAAAATTCTTAAAACAGATGACAAAAGAAATATTCATATACCCAACAGATACAATATATGGATTAGGATGCGATGCAACAAACACACAACTCGTCAATAAATTAAGAGAAATAAAAGGAAGCAGCATACAACCATTCTCAATAATTGCTCCAAACAAAAAATGGGTTTATGACAATTGTGAAGTAGGTGAAAAAGAAAAAGAATTCGTAGAAAAACTAGGAACATACATAGAAATAAAAGGAAAACAACACAGATTCACAATAATACTAAAACTAAAAAAAGACTCAGCACTATCAAAAGCAGTAAATCCTGGAAAAAACACAATAGGAATAAGAATACCGAATAACTGGTTTTCAAAAATAGTAGAAGAACTAGGAAAACCAATAATAACAACATCTGCCAACAAAACAGGATCAGACTTCATGACAAACACAGAAGACTTAAACTCAACAATAAAAAACAAAGTAGCATTCATAATATACGAAGGAGAAAAAAAAGGAAGACCATCCACAATAATAAACCTCGTAGACCAACCACAAATTCTAAGATAA
- a CDS encoding nucleoside monophosphate kinase encodes MGPQGSGKGTQAELIERDYGFVQVSMGDLLREEVARCSELGLKIKALIDNGNLVPEDITYDLFKKRMSQIGDVLLDGIPRNLKQAEWIDEHFKVDFVLVLELSEEETVRRLEKRRICTASKKIFISDKITKEDVEECKAAGGEIIQRDDDKPDAIKKRLQIYKEKTEPVISFFEGKAPIFRINGERSIDDVYADVKLKLDSIL; translated from the coding sequence ATGGGTCCGCAAGGTAGCGGGAAAGGCACGCAAGCTGAGTTGATAGAGAGAGATTATGGGTTTGTTCAAGTTTCTATGGGTGATTTGTTAAGAGAAGAGGTTGCTAGGTGTTCCGAGCTTGGTTTGAAAATTAAAGCGTTGATTGATAATGGCAATTTAGTTCCTGAAGATATTACTTATGATTTGTTTAAAAAAAGAATGTCTCAAATAGGTGATGTTTTGTTAGATGGTATTCCTAGGAACTTGAAGCAGGCTGAGTGGATTGATGAGCATTTTAAAGTTGATTTTGTTTTGGTTCTAGAGCTTTCTGAAGAGGAGACTGTCAGAAGGTTAGAGAAAAGAAGAATTTGCACTGCGTCAAAGAAAATATTTATTTCTGATAAAATAACTAAGGAAGATGTTGAGGAGTGCAAGGCTGCGGGTGGTGAAATTATTCAAAGAGATGATGATAAGCCTGACGCTATTAAGAAAAGATTGCAAATCTATAAGGAGAAGACTGAGCCTGTAATCAGTTTTTTTGAAGGTAAAGCGCCTATTTTTAGAATTAATGGCGAACGATCTATTGATGATGTTTATGCTGATGTAAAATTAAAGCTAGATTCTATTTTGTGA
- a CDS encoding metallophosphoesterase encodes MKILGAADLHGDLDVAKRLAKKAEQNKVDLILLCGDIQNEDSLENILKPFKDKNQKLLLISGNHESISTAEFLAKINNAKHLHGYSVRYEDIGIFGCGSANIGIHGITEKKIFETLKQGFEKIAYLPKKIMMTHVHPTGSKIEKFSNFVKGSHGVLKAIKELQPDILLCSHVHEAEGLEEQLEKTKVINVGAEGKIIEL; translated from the coding sequence ATGAAAATCCTCGGAGCCGCAGACCTACACGGAGACTTAGACGTAGCAAAACGATTAGCAAAAAAAGCAGAACAAAATAAAGTAGACTTAATACTACTATGCGGAGATATACAAAATGAAGACTCCTTAGAGAACATACTAAAGCCTTTCAAAGACAAAAATCAAAAATTGCTTCTAATATCAGGAAACCATGAAAGCATCTCCACAGCAGAATTCCTAGCAAAAATAAACAATGCAAAACACTTGCACGGCTACTCAGTCAGATATGAAGACATAGGAATCTTTGGATGCGGATCAGCAAACATAGGAATACACGGAATAACAGAAAAAAAAATTTTTGAGACTCTAAAACAAGGATTTGAAAAAATAGCATATCTACCAAAAAAAATAATGATGACACATGTACACCCAACAGGAAGCAAAATAGAAAAATTCTCAAACTTCGTAAAAGGAAGCCACGGCGTCCTAAAAGCAATCAAAGAACTACAACCAGACATACTACTATGCAGTCACGTACACGAAGCAGAAGGACTAGAAGAACAACTAGAAAAAACAAAAGTTATAAACGTAGGAGCCGAAGGAAAAATCATAGAACTGTAA